One segment of Methylocella silvestris BL2 DNA contains the following:
- a CDS encoding L,D-transpeptidase family protein produces the protein MSSSRDFPVRLGLIAMAAAAAISLAGCEDAGLNSISARANAPVPAETVALMKEKGTTPDAPVLIRTYKKESELEVWKMKADGKYALLKTYPVCRWSGQLGPKTREGDRQVPEGFYSITPAQMKPNSAYYLAFNVGYPNAYDRALGRDGGAIMVHGICSSAGCFSMTDPQIGEIYALVRDGFSGGQREIQMQSYPFRMTAENMAKYRADPNIGFWKQLKEGSDNFEVTKQQVAVGVCSKRYVFNAEPATGRFDPYGPCPQLKQDESVRSEVAAKAARDDVKVAELAAQAKPIRTLYVDGGQHPQFASLSAFASRPEALARGPVDIVIEDAKTKLASDDGKARKTRVSPVVQMAKAAPPSAAPAVKLADAGDVTGSVGGASAKEPDRLAMITGWFGGKKTEPAAAVAAQEPLVPQFADVPTPPQRADASAKPATATSATAGPAAMAQIVRQ, from the coding sequence ATGAGTTCCAGTCGCGACTTCCCCGTCCGCCTCGGTCTTATCGCCATGGCCGCCGCCGCCGCCATTTCCCTGGCCGGTTGCGAAGACGCAGGCCTCAACAGCATCAGCGCCCGCGCCAACGCTCCCGTCCCGGCGGAAACTGTCGCGTTGATGAAGGAAAAGGGCACGACCCCGGACGCGCCCGTCCTGATCCGCACCTATAAGAAAGAATCCGAGCTCGAAGTCTGGAAGATGAAGGCGGACGGCAAATATGCGCTGCTCAAGACCTATCCGGTCTGCCGCTGGTCCGGTCAGCTCGGTCCGAAGACGCGCGAAGGCGACCGGCAGGTCCCCGAAGGCTTCTATTCGATCACCCCGGCGCAGATGAAGCCGAATTCGGCCTATTATCTCGCCTTCAACGTCGGCTACCCCAACGCCTATGACCGCGCGCTCGGGCGCGACGGCGGCGCGATCATGGTGCACGGCATCTGCTCCTCGGCCGGCTGTTTCTCCATGACCGACCCGCAGATCGGCGAGATCTACGCCCTCGTCCGCGACGGTTTCTCCGGCGGCCAGCGCGAAATCCAGATGCAGTCCTATCCCTTCCGGATGACCGCCGAAAACATGGCGAAATACCGGGCCGATCCGAATATCGGCTTCTGGAAGCAGCTCAAGGAAGGCTCCGACAATTTCGAGGTGACCAAGCAGCAGGTCGCGGTCGGCGTCTGCAGCAAGCGCTACGTCTTCAACGCCGAGCCTGCGACCGGCCGCTTCGATCCCTATGGCCCCTGCCCGCAACTGAAGCAGGATGAGAGCGTCCGCAGCGAGGTCGCCGCCAAAGCCGCTCGCGACGACGTGAAGGTGGCTGAGCTCGCAGCGCAGGCGAAGCCAATCCGCACCCTCTATGTCGATGGCGGTCAGCATCCGCAATTCGCCTCGCTGTCCGCCTTCGCCAGCCGTCCGGAGGCGCTCGCGCGCGGGCCGGTCGACATTGTGATCGAGGACGCGAAGACAAAACTCGCCTCCGACGATGGCAAGGCCCGCAAGACCCGCGTCTCGCCCGTCGTCCAGATGGCCAAGGCCGCTCCGCCTTCCGCCGCTCCCGCCGTCAAACTGGCCGACGCCGGAGACGTCACTGGGTCGGTGGGCGGCGCTTCCGCCAAGGAGCCGGATCGGCTGGCGATGATTACGGGCTGGTTCGGCGGCAAGAAAACCGAGCCGGCTGCGGCCGTCGCCGCTCAGGAGCCGCTGGTGCCGCAATTCGCCGATGTTCCGACGCCCCCGCAGCGCGCCGACGCCTCGGCTAAACCGGCGACCGCGACCTCCGCAACGGCCGGCCCCGCGGCCATGGCCCAGATTGTCCGCCAGTAA
- the rpoN gene encoding RNA polymerase factor sigma-54 translates to MALSTKLMMRQGQSLVMTPQLLQAIKLLQFSNMELNAFVEEELERNPLLERTDDAPDPHALLADVEPLSDAAESGGSVDFNDPGETDWSSESLAVDRGALEASLGTELSNAFDDDRTAPAADFAEGAGLSATSWTGSSAGQGDGEGANLEAYAANPTNLKDHLEAQLMLATSNPAERMIGLMLIDCIDDAGYYVDNMAETAARLKTPIARVERVLSIIQGFDPSGVGARDLAECLAIQLREKDRFDPAMQALVANLGLLAKRDFAALRKICNVDEEDVADMLGEIRQLNPKPGRAFGGGSIQPLVPDVIVRAAPGGAWHVELNTEVLPRILVNNSYVARVTKSQSNDVDKTFMSTCLQTANWLTKSLEQRARTILKVSSEIVRQQDAFFRQGVEHLRPLNLKTIAEAIGMHESTVSRVTSNKYMATPRGLFELKYFFTASIASNNGGDAHSAESVRFRIRHMIEQESPTDILSDDAIVAKLKDVNIDIARRTVAKYRESLKIRSSVERRREKSHMY, encoded by the coding sequence ATGGCTCTCAGCACGAAGCTCATGATGCGCCAGGGACAGTCCCTGGTGATGACCCCGCAGCTGTTGCAGGCGATCAAGCTTCTGCAATTCTCCAACATGGAGCTCAACGCCTTCGTCGAGGAGGAGCTTGAACGCAATCCCCTGCTCGAGCGCACCGATGACGCGCCGGATCCGCATGCCTTGCTCGCTGACGTGGAGCCCCTGTCGGACGCCGCCGAAAGCGGCGGAAGCGTCGATTTCAACGATCCGGGCGAGACGGACTGGAGTTCGGAGTCGCTCGCCGTCGATCGCGGCGCGCTGGAGGCCAGTCTCGGGACCGAGCTGAGCAACGCTTTTGACGATGACCGCACCGCGCCAGCGGCGGATTTTGCCGAAGGGGCCGGCCTGTCGGCGACATCCTGGACCGGCTCCTCGGCCGGGCAGGGCGACGGCGAAGGCGCCAATCTCGAGGCCTATGCGGCGAACCCGACCAATCTCAAGGATCATCTCGAAGCTCAGCTGATGCTCGCCACCTCCAACCCCGCCGAGCGAATGATCGGCCTGATGCTGATCGATTGCATCGACGACGCCGGCTACTACGTCGACAATATGGCCGAGACGGCGGCCCGGCTGAAGACGCCGATCGCGCGCGTCGAGCGCGTGCTGTCGATCATTCAGGGTTTTGATCCCTCGGGCGTCGGCGCCCGCGATTTGGCTGAATGCCTCGCCATTCAGCTGCGCGAAAAAGATCGCTTCGACCCCGCGATGCAGGCGCTGGTCGCCAATCTTGGTCTGTTGGCCAAGCGCGATTTCGCGGCCCTGCGCAAGATCTGCAATGTCGACGAGGAGGACGTCGCCGACATGCTGGGGGAGATTCGCCAGCTCAATCCGAAGCCTGGCCGCGCTTTTGGCGGCGGCTCGATTCAGCCGCTCGTGCCCGATGTCATTGTCCGCGCGGCGCCCGGCGGGGCATGGCATGTCGAACTCAACACCGAGGTGCTGCCGCGCATTCTGGTCAACAACAGCTATGTCGCGCGCGTCACGAAATCCCAGTCGAACGATGTCGACAAGACCTTCATGTCGACCTGCCTGCAAACCGCGAACTGGCTGACCAAGAGCCTCGAGCAGAGGGCGCGGACGATTTTGAAAGTGTCGAGTGAAATCGTCCGCCAGCAGGACGCCTTCTTCCGCCAAGGCGTCGAACATCTGCGCCCGCTGAATCTCAAGACCATCGCCGAAGCGATCGGAATGCATGAATCGACCGTGTCGCGCGTCACCTCCAACAAATATATGGCGACCCCGCGGGGCCTGTTCGAGCTGAAATATTTCTTCACCGCCTCGATCGCCTCGAACAATGGCGGCGACGCTCATTCGGCGGAATCGGTGCGCTTCCGCATCCGCCACATGATTGAGCAGGAGAGCCCGACCGACATTCTGTCGGACGATGCGATCGTCGCCAAACTCAAGGACGTCAACATCGACATTGCGAGGCGCACCGTCGCCAAATATCGCGAGAGCCTCAAAATCCGCTCCTCGGTGGAGCGGCGGCGCGAAAAATCTCACATGTATTAA
- a CDS encoding glucokinase, with product MDFPFPIMLCDIGGTNARFALKSAPGAPLLPGPPIKTADYSCFEAALSTAFVGFAVKPRSVIACAAGPISGRSAKLTNAAWEIDGAAIARELSLDQGLLLNDFEAQALTLPVLEHDWTTHIGPPVEAAPGVRLVIGVGTGLGAAALVEVEGRYLALASEAGHVDFAPVGAVEAAIWPHIRMSDQGRISAETILSGHGIARLHQARCAAAGLPPPTLDEIGVVREALAAPDGEEARTLGLFWVLVARCAGDLTLNLLAKGGVIFSGGVLPRLTAFLDPAQFRARFEDKAPFGEMMQQIGTRLVIANEVVLPGLAAIAVDPDRYIIDYAARAWR from the coding sequence TTGGATTTTCCTTTCCCGATCATGCTGTGCGACATCGGCGGGACGAACGCCCGATTCGCCCTGAAATCGGCGCCCGGCGCCCCTCTTTTGCCGGGACCGCCGATCAAAACGGCGGATTATTCGTGCTTCGAGGCGGCTCTTTCGACTGCTTTCGTCGGTTTTGCAGTAAAGCCGCGATCGGTGATCGCCTGCGCGGCGGGTCCGATTTCCGGACGCAGCGCCAAGTTGACGAACGCCGCCTGGGAGATCGACGGAGCGGCCATCGCGCGAGAATTGTCGCTCGACCAAGGGCTGCTCCTCAATGATTTTGAGGCGCAGGCCTTGACGCTCCCCGTGCTGGAGCATGACTGGACGACGCATATCGGGCCCCCGGTCGAGGCCGCGCCCGGCGTCCGTCTGGTCATCGGCGTCGGCACCGGCCTCGGGGCGGCCGCGCTCGTCGAGGTCGAAGGCCGCTATCTTGCCCTCGCAAGCGAAGCCGGACATGTCGATTTTGCGCCGGTCGGCGCGGTGGAGGCCGCGATCTGGCCGCATATCCGCATGTCCGACCAGGGCCGGATCAGCGCCGAGACGATCCTGTCGGGTCATGGCATTGCGAGGCTACATCAGGCGCGCTGCGCCGCGGCCGGCCTGCCGCCGCCGACGCTCGACGAGATCGGCGTCGTTCGAGAAGCGCTGGCCGCGCCGGACGGCGAGGAGGCCCGCACGCTGGGGCTGTTCTGGGTGCTTGTTGCGCGCTGCGCCGGCGACCTGACGCTCAATCTGCTGGCCAAGGGGGGCGTCATTTTTTCAGGCGGAGTGCTGCCGCGCCTCACCGCTTTTCTCGATCCGGCGCAGTTTCGCGCCCGCTTCGAGGACAAGGCGCCGTTCGGCGAAATGATGCAGCAGATCGGAACCCGCTTGGTCATCGCCAATGAGGTGGTGCTGCCAGGACTGGCGGCAATCGCCGTCGATCCGGACCGTTACATCATCGACTATGCGGCGCGCGCCTGGCGATGA
- a CDS encoding fumarate hydratase, translating to MTFQYHSPFPLGKDKTPFRKIECGGVRVENFGSREFLVVDREAIRALSEAAMIDINHLLRPAHLAQLVKILDDPEASSNDKFVAYDLLKNANIAAGGVLPMCQDTGTAIVMGKKGRLVFTEGDDASAIAEGVRDAYEKKNLRYSQLAPLTMFDEVNTKNNLPAQIEIYAEGEDAYKFLFVAKGGGSANKTFLFQGTPSLLTRDRLLDFLHEKILTLGTAACPPYHLAIVIGGASAELNLKTVKLASTHYLDQLPTQGGEDGHAFRDLEMEAEILKMTQQSGVGAQFGGKYFCHDVRVVRLPRHGASLPIGLGVSCSADRQALGEINRDGVFLEELEHDPARFLPAIDEASLGGDVVKIDLTRPMPEILAELTKYPIKTRLSLTGPMIVARDLAHAKLRERLEGGESLPDYFKNHPVYYAGPAKTPQGFASGSFGPTTAGRMDSYVEQFQGAGGSMVMLAKGNRSPKVRDACAKHGGFYLGSVGGAAARLAQDCIKKVEVLEYAELGMEAVWRIEVENFPAFIIIDDKGNDFFKELNLG from the coding sequence ATGACTTTCCAATATCATTCGCCTTTTCCTCTCGGCAAGGACAAGACGCCTTTTCGCAAGATCGAATGCGGCGGGGTGCGGGTGGAGAACTTTGGATCGCGCGAATTCCTGGTCGTCGACCGCGAAGCCATCCGCGCGCTGTCCGAGGCGGCGATGATCGATATCAACCATCTCCTTCGTCCGGCCCATCTGGCGCAACTCGTCAAAATTCTCGACGATCCGGAGGCGAGTTCGAACGACAAATTCGTCGCCTATGATCTTTTGAAGAACGCCAATATCGCCGCCGGCGGCGTGCTGCCGATGTGTCAGGACACCGGCACTGCGATCGTCATGGGCAAGAAGGGGCGGCTGGTGTTCACCGAGGGCGATGACGCCAGCGCGATCGCCGAAGGCGTCAGGGACGCCTATGAAAAGAAAAATCTGCGCTATTCGCAGCTCGCGCCGCTGACCATGTTCGACGAGGTCAACACGAAAAACAATCTGCCGGCGCAGATCGAGATCTACGCCGAAGGGGAGGACGCCTATAAATTCCTTTTCGTCGCCAAGGGCGGCGGCTCCGCCAACAAGACCTTTCTGTTCCAGGGCACGCCCTCGCTGCTGACGCGCGACCGCCTGCTCGATTTTCTGCATGAGAAAATCCTGACGCTCGGCACCGCCGCCTGTCCGCCCTATCACCTCGCCATCGTCATCGGCGGCGCCTCCGCCGAGCTCAATCTCAAGACGGTCAAACTCGCCTCGACCCATTATCTCGACCAGCTTCCGACCCAGGGCGGCGAGGACGGCCACGCCTTCCGCGATCTCGAAATGGAGGCGGAAATCCTGAAAATGACGCAGCAATCGGGCGTCGGGGCGCAGTTCGGCGGCAAATATTTCTGCCATGACGTGCGGGTCGTGCGGCTGCCGCGGCACGGCGCGTCGCTGCCGATCGGCCTTGGCGTGTCCTGCTCGGCGGACCGGCAGGCGCTCGGCGAGATCAACCGCGACGGCGTCTTTCTGGAGGAGCTCGAACATGATCCGGCGCGCTTCCTGCCGGCGATCGATGAAGCGTCGTTGGGCGGCGACGTCGTCAAGATCGACCTCACCCGGCCGATGCCGGAAATTTTGGCCGAACTCACCAAATATCCGATCAAGACGCGCCTTTCGCTGACGGGGCCGATGATCGTTGCGCGCGATCTCGCCCATGCCAAGCTCCGCGAGCGGCTCGAGGGCGGCGAGAGCCTGCCGGATTATTTCAAGAATCATCCCGTCTATTACGCCGGCCCCGCCAAGACGCCGCAGGGGTTTGCCTCCGGCTCCTTTGGCCCGACGACGGCGGGACGCATGGATTCCTATGTCGAGCAGTTCCAGGGCGCTGGCGGCTCCATGGTGATGCTCGCCAAGGGCAATCGCTCGCCGAAAGTGCGCGACGCCTGCGCCAAGCATGGCGGCTTCTATCTCGGTTCGGTCGGCGGCGCCGCGGCGCGGTTGGCGCAAGACTGCATCAAGAAGGTCGAAGTGCTGGAATATGCCGAACTCGGCATGGAGGCGGTGTGGCGCATCGAGGTCGAGAATTTCCCCGCCTTCATCATTATCGACGACAAAGGCAATGATTTCTTCAAAGAGCTGAATCTGGGGTGA
- a CDS encoding cytochrome b: protein MADAPAATYDKTTISLHWASAGLIALLWIGGQTGDWFSGQPKLIAWSTHVTLGFALTLVLVWRLVWRRSSGRHLPPANSGALQILAQSTHHLLYGLLLIVLALGIVNAFVRGFNLFGVASLPQLGDREWRKPITELHGLAANILLGLAFLHAAAALAHHYLLKDGVLSRMLPERASEKPSVH from the coding sequence ATGGCCGACGCGCCAGCTGCGACTTACGACAAGACAACGATCTCGCTGCATTGGGCGAGCGCCGGTCTTATCGCCCTGCTCTGGATCGGCGGCCAGACCGGCGACTGGTTTTCCGGCCAGCCGAAGCTCATCGCCTGGTCGACGCATGTGACGCTGGGCTTCGCCCTGACGCTTGTCCTTGTTTGGCGACTGGTCTGGCGCAGGAGCAGTGGGCGGCATCTGCCCCCGGCGAACTCCGGCGCGTTGCAAATCCTCGCGCAATCCACGCATCACCTGCTCTATGGGTTGCTGCTGATTGTTCTCGCGCTCGGAATCGTCAACGCTTTTGTGCGCGGCTTCAATCTGTTCGGCGTCGCCAGCCTGCCGCAACTTGGCGACCGCGAATGGCGCAAGCCCATCACCGAACTGCACGGGCTGGCCGCCAATATCCTGCTCGGCCTCGCCTTTCTTCACGCCGCCGCCGCGCTGGCGCATCATTATCTGCTCAAAGACGGCGTGCTGTCGCGCATGCTGCCTGAGCGCGCCTCCGAAAAGCCGTCGGTCCATTAA
- the lptB gene encoding LPS export ABC transporter ATP-binding protein: MLLRLLPDFTCAVALMGFGGRGAPRALRRRPKADQIAGASRSEASAASAAPTARMTSAADAFGDRSFAEGGQDHAAAAADSEGVLSVMRLRKSYKMRRIIEDVSLTVRRGEAVGLLGPNGAGKTTLFYMISGLIRPDAGRIELDGHDVTRLPMYRRARLGIGYLPQEPSIFRGLTVEDNIRAVLEITQSDKQKRERELDALLEEFDIAALRRSPSVALSGGERRRCEIARALACRPSFILLDEPFAGIDPIAVADIQTLVQHLKTRGIGVLVTDHNVRETLGLIDRAYIIHAGRVLTQGTPADIVADAEARRFYLGDDFVL; this comes from the coding sequence TTGCTGCTGCGCCTGCTTCCAGATTTCACCTGCGCCGTCGCCCTCATGGGGTTCGGCGGGCGGGGCGCTCCGCGGGCGCTCCGGCGCCGGCCCAAGGCGGATCAGATCGCCGGCGCGTCTCGCAGCGAGGCCTCCGCTGCGAGCGCCGCGCCGACCGCGCGCATGACCTCCGCGGCGGACGCGTTCGGCGATCGCTCCTTCGCCGAGGGCGGACAAGATCATGCCGCCGCCGCTGCCGATTCGGAGGGCGTGCTCTCGGTCATGCGCCTGCGCAAATCCTACAAGATGCGCCGAATCATCGAGGATGTGAGCCTCACCGTGCGCCGCGGCGAGGCCGTTGGCTTGCTCGGTCCGAACGGCGCCGGCAAGACGACGCTGTTTTACATGATTTCCGGGCTGATCCGGCCGGACGCCGGCCGAATAGAGCTCGACGGTCATGACGTGACGCGGCTTCCCATGTATCGCCGCGCCCGGCTCGGCATCGGCTATCTGCCGCAGGAGCCCTCGATCTTCCGCGGCCTGACCGTCGAAGACAATATCCGCGCCGTGCTGGAGATCACCCAAAGCGACAAGCAGAAGCGGGAGCGCGAGCTTGACGCTTTGCTGGAGGAGTTTGACATCGCGGCGCTGCGGCGGTCGCCGTCGGTGGCGCTATCCGGCGGCGAGCGGCGGCGCTGCGAGATCGCCCGCGCGCTCGCGTGCCGCCCGTCTTTCATCCTGCTCGACGAGCCTTTCGCCGGCATCGATCCGATCGCCGTCGCCGACATCCAGACTCTCGTGCAGCATTTGAAGACGCGAGGCATCGGCGTGCTGGTCACGGACCACAACGTTCGCGAGACGCTCGGCCTTATCGACCGCGCCTATATCATTCACGCCGGGCGCGTGCTGACACAAGGAACGCCGGCGGATATTGTCGCCGACGCCGAGGCGCGGCGTTTCTATCTCGGCGATGATTTCGTCCTGTAA
- a CDS encoding VIT1/CCC1 transporter family protein — MHTEAHLIDRIGWLRAAVLGANDGIISTASLMLGVASASSAASEVLVAGIAGLIAGAMSMAAGEYVSVSSQADTERADLARERQELATDPEFETRELTQIYVRRGVDPALARNVAEQLMAKDALGAHARDELGISEAVTAKPIQAALTSAATFAVGAALPIAAALIAPPHLLQWVVSGLSLICLAGLGAVGAKVGGAKILKPTLRVAFWGALAMAITAGIGALVGRAV; from the coding sequence TTGCACACTGAAGCCCATCTTATCGACCGAATCGGCTGGCTGCGCGCCGCCGTCTTGGGCGCCAATGACGGCATCATCTCTACCGCAAGCCTGATGCTGGGCGTCGCCTCGGCCTCGAGCGCGGCGAGCGAAGTGCTGGTGGCCGGGATCGCCGGGCTGATCGCCGGCGCGATGTCGATGGCGGCGGGCGAATATGTCTCGGTCAGTTCACAGGCCGACACGGAGCGCGCCGATCTCGCGCGCGAGCGGCAGGAGCTCGCCACCGATCCTGAATTTGAAACGCGCGAGCTGACGCAGATTTATGTGCGCCGCGGCGTCGATCCGGCATTGGCGCGAAACGTCGCCGAGCAGCTCATGGCGAAGGACGCCCTCGGCGCGCACGCGCGCGACGAACTTGGAATATCCGAAGCCGTCACAGCAAAGCCGATTCAGGCGGCGTTGACGTCCGCCGCGACCTTCGCGGTCGGCGCGGCGCTTCCAATCGCCGCCGCGCTGATCGCCCCGCCGCACCTTTTGCAATGGGTGGTTTCCGGGCTGTCTTTGATCTGCCTTGCGGGCCTTGGCGCTGTGGGCGCGAAGGTCGGCGGCGCCAAAATTTTGAAGCCGACGCTCCGCGTCGCCTTTTGGGGCGCGCTGGCGATGGCGATCACCGCAGGCATCGGCGCGCTGGTCGGCCGAGCGGTCTGA
- a CDS encoding LptA/OstA family protein has protein sequence MTQRLIRLNRPGLALAAAGFAALALSVAARAAEQQGSSILPGGDSKEPIHIEAAKLDYFDKEQKLIYTGNVVATQGGSTLKSTILILYLTPKSDPDQAGVPSSSSQLRRMEATGPVTMITKDQVSTGDRGVYEKAENKLYLYDNVTVTQGTNVTKGDKMTYDLTTKKAIVTGRVKSMFLPETTAQKDNSAKSAAPKDDAAKPKKPKT, from the coding sequence TTGACGCAACGCCTGATCCGTTTGAACCGCCCTGGCCTCGCGCTTGCGGCTGCGGGTTTCGCCGCTTTGGCGCTGAGCGTCGCCGCGCGCGCGGCGGAGCAGCAGGGCAGCTCGATTCTGCCCGGCGGCGATTCAAAGGAGCCGATCCATATCGAGGCGGCCAAGCTCGACTATTTCGATAAGGAGCAGAAGCTCATCTATACCGGAAACGTCGTCGCGACGCAGGGCGGAAGCACGCTCAAATCGACGATCCTCATTTTATATCTGACGCCGAAATCCGATCCCGATCAGGCTGGCGTGCCGTCCTCTTCGAGTCAGTTGCGCCGCATGGAGGCGACCGGCCCAGTGACGATGATCACCAAGGACCAGGTCAGCACGGGCGATCGCGGCGTCTATGAGAAGGCCGAAAACAAGCTCTATCTTTACGATAACGTGACTGTGACCCAGGGGACCAATGTCACCAAGGGCGACAAAATGACCTATGACCTCACGACGAAAAAGGCGATCGTGACCGGCCGCGTGAAGAGCATGTTCCTGCCGGAAACCACGGCGCAGAAAGACAATTCCGCGAAAAGCGCTGCCCCGAAAGACGACGCCGCCAAGCCCAAGAAGCCGAAAACTTAA
- the ptsN gene encoding PTS IIA-like nitrogen regulatory protein PtsN → MLTNLISPEAIIPALKATGKKQALQELSDRAAELGGLSAREIYDALLQRERLGSTGAGDGIAIPHAKLAKAAGMLVIFARAPRPIDFEAIDGAPVDLIFLLIAPESAGADHLKALARLARMLREPAITTKLRAARDVNALYSVLTEEAASHAA, encoded by the coding sequence GTGTTGACCAATCTGATCTCACCCGAGGCGATTATTCCCGCCTTGAAGGCGACCGGCAAAAAACAGGCATTGCAGGAATTGAGCGATCGCGCCGCCGAGCTTGGCGGCCTCTCCGCCCGCGAGATCTATGACGCGCTGCTGCAGCGCGAACGTCTCGGCTCCACCGGCGCCGGCGACGGGATCGCCATCCCGCACGCCAAGCTCGCCAAGGCGGCCGGGATGCTGGTCATCTTTGCCCGCGCCCCACGCCCGATCGATTTCGAGGCGATTGACGGCGCTCCGGTCGATCTGATCTTCCTCTTGATCGCGCCGGAATCGGCCGGAGCGGATCATCTGAAGGCGCTGGCCCGCCTCGCCCGTATGCTGCGCGAACCGGCGATCACCACAAAGCTGCGCGCCGCGCGCGACGTCAACGCGCTGTATTCGGTGTTGACCGAGGAAGCGGCCTCGCACGCCGCCTGA
- the greB gene encoding transcription elongation factor GreB, with protein sequence MSKAFTKESESDDVDLDDEAPALPAGVKNYITPEGLRRMQDEFDRLHRIERPKIVETVTWAAGNGDRSENGDYIYGKRRLREIDRRMRFLRKRMEIAEVVDPARQTNRDRVFFGAKVEYRNARNEMKTLRIVGVDEARSELSEVSWISPIAKSLLKAEEGDVVEVKTPKGTERIEIVKISY encoded by the coding sequence ATGAGCAAGGCTTTTACCAAGGAAAGCGAGAGCGACGACGTCGATCTCGACGATGAGGCGCCAGCCCTCCCGGCCGGCGTCAAGAACTACATCACGCCCGAAGGGTTGCGACGGATGCAGGACGAGTTCGATCGCCTTCACCGGATCGAACGGCCCAAAATCGTGGAGACCGTGACCTGGGCCGCGGGCAATGGCGATCGCTCCGAAAATGGCGACTATATTTATGGCAAGCGCCGCCTGCGCGAGATCGACCGCCGCATGCGCTTCCTGCGCAAGAGAATGGAGATCGCCGAAGTCGTCGATCCCGCGCGCCAGACCAATCGTGACCGGGTGTTTTTTGGCGCGAAGGTCGAATATCGCAACGCGCGGAACGAGATGAAGACGCTGCGAATCGTCGGCGTCGACGAGGCGCGCTCCGAGCTTTCCGAAGTCAGCTGGATCTCGCCGATCGCAAAATCGCTGCTCAAGGCCGAGGAAGGCGATGTGGTCGAGGTGAAGACGCCAAAGGGAACCGAGCGGATCGAAATCGTCAAGATCAGCTACTGA
- the lptC gene encoding LPS export ABC transporter periplasmic protein LptC, with amino-acid sequence MTDVSGDTDWPAQTAGELLRERPRQRLGDVLEVAQSPWRGAVKAAGRHSARVRFLRWSIVIFCVVAGAAVAIVGLFDPFRRLPGNITIGQVHVDGTRITVETPKISGFQRDGRPYEITARTGLQDTTNPNLVELNGIDARIGMRDASTLKLTAEHGSYDNQHDSLLLDGSAQIRNEVGYAIFMKTAQMDFKTGGLISREPVKVVLKGGHVAADTMNIGNDGVISFEGEVRSTIDSGSDAKELPLTPPVTE; translated from the coding sequence ATGACGGATGTCTCAGGCGATACCGACTGGCCGGCGCAGACCGCGGGCGAGCTTCTGCGTGAACGGCCAAGGCAGCGTCTTGGCGATGTCCTGGAGGTCGCGCAATCGCCTTGGCGCGGCGCCGTCAAGGCGGCGGGGCGCCATTCTGCGCGCGTGCGTTTCCTGCGCTGGTCCATTGTCATTTTCTGCGTCGTCGCTGGCGCGGCGGTGGCGATCGTCGGCCTGTTCGATCCGTTCCGCCGGCTTCCCGGCAACATTACGATCGGGCAGGTTCACGTCGACGGGACCCGGATCACGGTTGAAACGCCGAAGATCAGCGGCTTCCAAAGAGACGGCCGGCCTTATGAGATCACGGCGCGCACGGGTCTGCAGGACACGACCAACCCCAATCTCGTCGAACTGAACGGCATCGACGCCAGAATCGGCATGCGCGACGCCTCGACCCTGAAACTGACCGCCGAACACGGCTCGTACGACAATCAGCATGACAGTCTTTTGCTTGACGGGTCGGCGCAGATCCGCAACGAGGTCGGATATGCTATTTTCATGAAAACCGCGCAGATGGATTTCAAGACCGGCGGACTGATCTCCCGCGAGCCGGTCAAAGTGGTGCTCAAGGGTGGACATGTCGCCGCGGACACAATGAACATCGGCAATGACGGCGTTATTTCGTTCGAGGGGGAGGTCAGATCGACGATCGACTCCGGCTCCGACGCCAAGGAGCTGCCTTTAACCCCTCCGGTGACCGAGTAG